The Streptomyces sp. Alt3 genome has a segment encoding these proteins:
- a CDS encoding glycoside hydrolase family 13 protein, translated as MTTHWWRHAAIYQIYVRSFADGDGDGTGDLAGVRSRLPYLRELGVDALWFNPWYTSPMADGGYDVADYRDVDPLFGTLAEAEELITRAHEHGLRVLIDLVPNHCSDQHVWFREALAAGPGSPERERFWFVPGKGEAGELPPNDWTSYFGGSAWTRVTEADGSAGPWYLHMFAPEQPDLNWEHPEVRAEFEDVLRFWLDRGVDGFRIDVAHGLAKKPGLPDVGPDPDITDLPYQDCDAVHDIYRSWRKILDSYDGERTFVGEVWLPTPEQSARYLRPDELHSAFNFDFLCCAWEADALRRVIEETLAGHAPVGAPPTWVLSNHDTIRHVTRYGREDTSFDMGDKRLLDPSDPVLGRRRARAAALLTLSLPGGVYVYQGDELGLPEVQDLPDHLIQDPTYVRSGGTDRGRDGCRVPLPWSGSGPSLGFSPEASEASGATPWLPQPAAWSELSVASQQTDPESFLSLYRSALALRRDRLAGMAESLTWVDAQPGTVCFDREDGFRCLLNASATAVPLPEGARVLLASGPLPDGAVPPDTAVWLSL; from the coding sequence GTGACCACCCACTGGTGGCGGCACGCCGCGATCTACCAGATCTACGTACGCAGTTTCGCGGACGGTGACGGGGACGGCACCGGTGATCTCGCCGGGGTCCGCAGCCGCCTCCCGTACCTGCGGGAGCTCGGCGTCGACGCCCTGTGGTTCAACCCCTGGTACACCTCACCCATGGCCGACGGCGGCTACGACGTGGCGGACTACCGCGACGTCGACCCGCTGTTCGGCACCCTCGCAGAGGCCGAGGAACTCATCACCCGGGCGCACGAGCACGGTCTGCGGGTCCTGATCGACCTGGTGCCCAACCACTGTTCCGACCAGCACGTCTGGTTCCGTGAGGCGCTTGCCGCGGGGCCCGGATCCCCCGAGCGCGAACGCTTCTGGTTCGTCCCCGGGAAGGGGGAGGCGGGCGAACTGCCCCCCAACGACTGGACCTCCTACTTCGGCGGCAGCGCGTGGACCCGGGTGACCGAGGCCGACGGAAGCGCCGGGCCCTGGTACCTGCACATGTTCGCGCCCGAACAGCCCGACCTGAACTGGGAGCACCCCGAGGTCCGTGCCGAGTTCGAGGACGTCCTGCGCTTCTGGCTGGACCGGGGTGTCGACGGCTTCCGTATCGACGTCGCCCACGGCCTGGCGAAGAAGCCCGGCCTGCCCGACGTCGGTCCGGACCCGGACATCACGGACCTCCCCTACCAGGACTGCGACGCGGTGCACGACATCTACCGCTCATGGCGCAAGATTCTCGACTCCTACGACGGCGAGCGCACCTTCGTCGGTGAGGTCTGGCTGCCGACCCCTGAGCAGTCGGCACGTTATCTGCGCCCCGACGAGCTGCACTCGGCGTTCAACTTCGACTTCCTGTGCTGCGCGTGGGAGGCCGACGCGCTGCGCCGGGTCATCGAGGAGACCCTGGCCGGGCATGCTCCGGTGGGGGCTCCGCCCACCTGGGTGCTCTCCAACCACGACACCATCCGCCACGTCACACGGTACGGACGGGAGGACACCTCCTTCGACATGGGTGACAAGCGGCTGCTCGACCCGAGCGATCCGGTGCTCGGCCGCCGCCGGGCCAGGGCGGCCGCGCTGCTGACGCTGTCCCTGCCGGGCGGGGTGTACGTGTACCAGGGTGACGAACTGGGCCTGCCCGAGGTGCAGGACCTGCCCGACCACCTGATCCAGGACCCCACCTACGTGCGGTCGGGCGGGACGGACCGGGGGCGGGACGGGTGCCGGGTGCCGTTGCCGTGGAGCGGGTCCGGGCCCTCGCTGGGCTTCTCGCCCGAGGCATCCGAGGCGTCCGGGGCGACCCCCTGGCTCCCGCAGCCGGCGGCCTGGTCCGAACTGAGCGTGGCGTCCCAGCAGACCGACCCGGAGTCCTTCCTGAGCCTCTACCGCTCCGCGCTGGCCCTGCGCCGGGACCGCCTGGCCGGCATGGCGGAGTCGCTGACCTGGGTGGACGCACAGCCCGGGACGGTGTGCTTCGACCGGGAGGACGGCTTCCGCTGCCTGCTCAACGCGTCGGCGACGGCGGTGCCGCTACCGGAGGGCGCGCGGGTCCTGCTCGCCAGCGGCCCGCTCCCGGACGGCGCTGTGCCCCCGGACACGGCGGTCTGGCTTTCCCTCTGA
- the ehuA gene encoding ectoine/hydroxyectoine ABC transporter ATP-binding protein EhuA, whose protein sequence is MATEPAPLEKIADAAGDPLLTGVEPLVRFDRVVKRYGDHVVLDELDFSVRRGEHVTLIGPSGSGKTTILRLLMTLEKVSDGVIWVDGSPLSHVRRPDGSLKPAGEKELRESRKKIGMVFQQFNLFPNMKVLQNITEAPVNVLGMDKDEAESRARELLDLVGLSGKVDAHPSQLSGGQQQRVAIARALAMRPEILLLDEVTSALDPELVAGVLDLLGDIARTTDITMLCVTHEMNFARDVSETVLMFDAGRVVESGSPEKIFTDPEHERTREFLNAVL, encoded by the coding sequence TTGGCCACTGAACCCGCCCCCCTGGAGAAGATCGCCGACGCGGCCGGGGATCCCCTGCTCACCGGTGTCGAGCCGCTCGTCCGGTTCGACAGGGTCGTCAAGCGCTACGGCGACCACGTGGTCCTGGACGAGCTGGACTTCAGCGTGCGGCGCGGCGAGCACGTCACCCTGATCGGGCCCAGCGGCTCGGGCAAGACCACCATCCTGCGGCTGCTGATGACGCTGGAGAAGGTCAGCGACGGCGTGATCTGGGTGGACGGTTCACCCCTCTCGCACGTACGCAGGCCGGACGGTTCGCTGAAACCCGCGGGCGAGAAGGAGCTGCGCGAGTCCCGGAAGAAGATCGGGATGGTCTTCCAGCAGTTCAATCTCTTCCCGAACATGAAGGTCCTCCAGAACATCACCGAGGCACCGGTCAACGTCCTCGGCATGGACAAGGACGAGGCCGAGTCGCGGGCCCGGGAACTGCTCGACCTGGTCGGGCTCTCCGGGAAGGTCGACGCCCACCCCTCCCAGCTCTCCGGCGGCCAGCAGCAGCGCGTCGCCATCGCCCGCGCGCTGGCCATGCGGCCGGAGATCCTGCTGCTCGACGAGGTGACGTCGGCGCTGGACCCCGAACTCGTGGCCGGGGTGCTGGACCTGCTGGGCGACATCGCCAGGACCACCGACATCACGATGCTCTGCGTGACCCACGAGATGAACTTCGCCCGGGACGTGTCGGAGACGGTCCTGATGTTCGACGCGGGGCGGGTCGTGGAGTCCGGTTCGCCGGAAAAAATATTCACCGACCCCGAACACGAACGTACGCGCGAGTTCCTCAACGCGGTGCTGTGA
- a CDS encoding IclR family transcriptional regulator has product MALKPEPKAPFLSVQYALRVLESVSTHGDGVTAARISRETGLPAGHLAPLLLTLRREEYVEQIADGAYVVGPSLLELGSGTARRRALEAKLQQTLVQLRDSVGAAVYVSRYVDGEIRITQVADGPRTPAVNEWVDFRSAAHASAIGKCLLTQLDQNGRRDHMARHRIARLTSRTITSEKVLFSKLDSQPATVPVLDLQEYAVGTVCAAVPLTAGSSAGCLALSLPIEHAHRLRAAADTLNRRAAPVLLSLAL; this is encoded by the coding sequence GTGGCGTTGAAGCCCGAGCCGAAGGCGCCATTCCTTTCGGTGCAGTACGCCCTGCGGGTGCTGGAGTCGGTGTCCACGCACGGCGACGGGGTGACGGCGGCCCGCATCTCCCGGGAGACCGGCCTGCCCGCCGGGCATCTCGCCCCTCTGCTGCTGACACTGCGCCGCGAGGAATACGTCGAGCAGATCGCCGACGGCGCGTACGTCGTCGGGCCCTCGCTCCTGGAGCTGGGCTCCGGCACCGCACGCAGGCGGGCCCTGGAGGCGAAGCTCCAGCAGACGCTGGTGCAGCTGCGGGACTCGGTCGGCGCGGCGGTCTACGTCAGCCGCTACGTGGACGGGGAGATCCGGATCACGCAGGTCGCCGACGGCCCGCGCACGCCCGCCGTCAACGAGTGGGTCGACTTCCGCTCGGCGGCCCACGCCAGCGCGATCGGCAAGTGCCTGCTGACACAGCTCGACCAGAACGGCCGCCGCGACCACATGGCCCGGCACCGGATCGCACGGCTGACCTCCCGGACGATCACGAGCGAGAAGGTGCTCTTCTCGAAGCTGGACAGCCAGCCGGCGACGGTTCCGGTGCTCGACCTCCAGGAGTACGCCGTGGGCACGGTGTGCGCGGCGGTCCCGCTGACGGCGGGCTCGTCGGCCGGGTGCCTGGCGCTGTCCCTGCCGATCGAGCACGCGCACCGGCTGCGCGCCGCCGCGGACACCCTGAACCGGCGCGCGGCGCCGGTGCTGCTGTCGCTGGCGCTCTGA
- a CDS encoding CBM35 domain-containing protein produces MSPAPRKRSRAAARFIYPVLLSLLGTVLYGTAAQAATVTLEAESGRLSGGAAVSTDHSGYTGTGFVGGFTDANKGSASVSFGVTAETAGAGSVSLRYANGTGATMTLSLYVNGAKVRQVGLPATANWDTWATHQEAVTYAKGANTVAWTFTTADSGNVNIDNATPATPTTPTDPGGPTTLTHQAEDAFVSGGPAKATTASGYEGSAYLSGFTATGARAVFAVNAPGAATYPLTVRYRTPDAAASTVTLLANGTTVRRVTLPGTGGAWKSAATDVPLRAALNHVSLRTAAGDNGTLQLDGIGVTGSTPNSARGATLPYTTYEAESGSTNATTIGPDRTYLTVPSESSGRKAVVLDATGEYVQFTLTEPANALTLRYSVPDNAAGTGIDTTLSVYADGTQLRDLSLSSKYSWVYGSYPYGNDPSQGAGHHFFDETRTLLTAGLPAGTVLKFQKDAGDTAASYTLDLVETETAPGALTMPATGFVSATTLGVTPDDSTDDTGALNTAVATATSQGKGLWLPAGTYNISGHVDLAGADLRGAGQWHTVLRGRNGKGGLFGRGGTSNVQDLMIAGDVSYRDDANFDAAVEGDFGKGSTLTNLWIQHTKVGLWTDAPTDGLYASGLRIRDTFADGVNLHKGTRATEVSQSSVRNTGDDGLAMYSEAQAVTDSAFRFNTVQLPMLANTVGVYGGHGNRVEDNLLADTVTGSSGIAISSRFAPVPFSGTTSVQRNTLTRTGGYEPNWQSELGALWIYADSSDITAPVLVKDNEILDSTYSGLLISWQKNVGALTVDGLKIDKAGSHGIEINSAGAGTFSGVTVAGAAAGGLSSTGGFTITRGTGNTGW; encoded by the coding sequence GTGTCTCCTGCACCAAGGAAGCGCTCCCGAGCCGCAGCGCGGTTCATATACCCCGTACTCCTCTCCCTCCTCGGCACCGTCCTGTACGGGACGGCGGCGCAGGCGGCGACCGTCACCCTGGAAGCCGAGTCGGGCCGGCTGTCGGGCGGCGCCGCCGTCTCCACCGACCACAGCGGCTACACGGGAACCGGTTTCGTCGGTGGCTTCACCGATGCCAACAAGGGCTCCGCGTCCGTGTCCTTCGGGGTGACGGCGGAGACCGCGGGGGCCGGTTCGGTGTCGCTGCGGTACGCGAACGGCACCGGTGCGACGATGACGCTGAGCCTGTACGTCAACGGGGCCAAGGTCCGTCAGGTCGGTCTCCCGGCGACGGCGAACTGGGACACCTGGGCGACACACCAGGAGGCGGTGACGTACGCGAAGGGCGCCAACACCGTCGCGTGGACGTTCACCACCGCCGACAGCGGCAACGTCAACATCGACAACGCCACCCCGGCCACCCCCACCACGCCCACCGACCCGGGCGGCCCCACCACCCTGACCCACCAGGCCGAGGACGCCTTCGTGTCCGGCGGCCCGGCGAAGGCCACCACCGCCTCCGGCTACGAGGGCAGCGCCTACCTCTCCGGCTTCACCGCCACCGGTGCCCGGGCCGTCTTCGCGGTCAACGCCCCCGGCGCGGCGACGTACCCGCTGACCGTGCGCTACCGCACCCCGGACGCGGCCGCGTCCACCGTCACCCTGCTCGCCAACGGCACCACCGTCCGCCGGGTGACCCTGCCCGGCACCGGCGGCGCCTGGAAGAGCGCGGCTACCGACGTCCCACTGCGCGCCGCGCTCAACCACGTCAGCCTGCGCACCGCGGCCGGGGACAACGGCACCCTCCAGCTCGACGGCATCGGAGTCACCGGCTCCACGCCCAACAGCGCCCGGGGCGCGACCCTCCCGTACACCACGTACGAGGCCGAGAGCGGCAGCACCAACGCCACGACCATCGGACCCGACCGCACCTATCTCACCGTCCCGTCCGAGTCGTCCGGCCGCAAGGCCGTCGTGCTGGACGCCACCGGCGAGTACGTGCAGTTCACGCTGACCGAGCCCGCCAACGCGCTGACCCTGCGCTACTCGGTCCCGGACAACGCGGCCGGCACCGGTATCGACACCACGCTCAGCGTCTACGCCGACGGCACCCAGCTCCGCGACCTGTCCCTCAGTTCGAAGTACAGCTGGGTCTACGGCAGTTATCCCTACGGCAACGACCCGTCCCAGGGGGCGGGCCACCACTTCTTCGACGAGACCCGCACCCTGCTGACCGCCGGGCTGCCTGCCGGAACCGTGCTGAAATTCCAGAAGGACGCCGGCGACACCGCCGCCTCCTACACCCTGGACCTCGTCGAGACCGAGACCGCGCCGGGTGCCCTGACCATGCCGGCCACCGGCTTCGTCTCCGCCACCACTCTCGGAGTCACCCCGGACGACTCCACCGACGACACCGGTGCCCTCAACACCGCCGTAGCCACCGCCACTTCGCAGGGCAAGGGGCTCTGGCTGCCCGCCGGGACGTACAACATCTCCGGGCACGTCGACCTCGCGGGAGCGGACCTGCGGGGCGCCGGGCAGTGGCACACCGTGCTCCGTGGCAGGAACGGCAAGGGCGGGCTCTTCGGACGCGGCGGCACCAGCAACGTCCAGGACCTGATGATCGCCGGTGACGTCTCCTACCGCGACGACGCCAACTTCGACGCGGCGGTCGAGGGTGACTTCGGCAAGGGGTCCACCCTGACGAACCTCTGGATCCAGCACACCAAGGTCGGCCTCTGGACCGACGCCCCGACCGACGGTCTGTACGCCTCCGGGCTCCGCATCCGCGACACCTTCGCGGACGGCGTCAACCTCCACAAGGGCACCAGGGCGACCGAGGTGTCCCAGAGCAGCGTCCGCAACACCGGTGACGACGGGCTCGCGATGTACTCCGAGGCCCAGGCCGTCACGGACAGCGCGTTCCGCTTCAACACGGTGCAGCTCCCGATGCTGGCCAACACCGTCGGCGTCTACGGCGGCCACGGCAACCGGGTCGAGGACAACCTCCTGGCCGACACGGTGACGGGCTCCTCGGGCATCGCCATCAGCAGCCGGTTCGCCCCGGTGCCCTTCAGCGGGACGACCTCCGTGCAGCGCAACACCCTGACCCGCACCGGCGGCTACGAACCCAACTGGCAGAGCGAGCTCGGCGCCCTGTGGATCTACGCCGACTCCTCCGACATCACCGCGCCCGTCCTCGTCAAGGACAACGAGATCCTCGACAGCACCTACAGCGGGCTGCTCATCTCCTGGCAGAAGAACGTCGGCGCGCTCACCGTCGACGGCCTGAAGATCGACAAGGCCGGTTCCCACGGCATCGAGATCAACTCCGCGGGCGCCGGAACGTTCTCCGGCGTCACCGTCGCCGGCGCCGCCGCCGGCGGCCTCTCCAGCACGGGTGGCTTCACGATCACCCGGGGCACCGGCAACACCGGCTGGTAG
- a CDS encoding D-2-hydroxyacid dehydrogenase has translation MTAPVILVLDTDPPPRLGRLAGRAVVRYADGRTLAGLLPGADVLLVWDFTSDAVREAWPGDGPRPRWVHTASAGVDRLLCPELAASPTVVTNARGVFELPIAEYVAGLVLAFAKDLPRTLELQRQHRWGHRETRGLAGTRAVVVGAGPVGREIMRLLNALGVQVALVGRTARRTIHGVEDLDRLAAGADWVIGAAPLTDATRGMFDARFFGLLQPSAHFVNVGRGALTVEEDLAEALRRRWIAGAALDVFQEEPLGSRSPLWEVPRLLVSPHMSGDTAGWRDRLGEQFVSMYELWSSGEPLPNVVDIRRGYVPSTDIPD, from the coding sequence ATGACCGCTCCTGTGATCCTCGTCCTGGACACCGACCCGCCGCCGCGCCTGGGCCGGCTGGCCGGCCGGGCCGTCGTCCGGTACGCCGACGGGCGGACGCTTGCCGGGCTGCTGCCCGGGGCGGACGTGCTGCTGGTCTGGGACTTCACCTCCGACGCGGTCCGCGAGGCCTGGCCCGGCGACGGTCCCCGTCCCCGCTGGGTGCACACCGCGAGTGCCGGGGTGGACCGGCTCCTCTGTCCCGAGCTGGCCGCCTCCCCCACCGTCGTCACCAACGCCCGGGGCGTATTCGAGCTGCCGATCGCCGAGTACGTCGCGGGGCTGGTGCTCGCCTTCGCGAAGGACCTCCCCCGCACGCTGGAACTCCAGCGGCAGCACCGGTGGGGCCACCGGGAGACCCGGGGGCTCGCCGGCACCCGCGCCGTGGTGGTCGGGGCGGGCCCCGTCGGCCGGGAGATCATGCGGCTGCTGAACGCCCTCGGCGTCCAGGTGGCACTCGTCGGTCGGACGGCGCGGCGCACGATCCACGGCGTGGAGGACCTGGACCGGCTGGCGGCGGGAGCGGACTGGGTGATCGGCGCGGCCCCGCTGACGGACGCGACGCGCGGCATGTTCGACGCCCGCTTCTTCGGGCTCCTCCAGCCCTCCGCGCACTTCGTCAACGTGGGGCGCGGCGCGCTCACCGTCGAGGAGGACCTGGCCGAGGCCCTGCGCCGGCGGTGGATCGCGGGCGCCGCGCTCGACGTGTTCCAGGAGGAGCCGCTGGGCTCCCGCAGCCCTCTCTGGGAGGTGCCCCGCCTGCTGGTCTCCCCGCACATGAGCGGCGACACGGCCGGCTGGCGCGACCGGCTGGGCGAGCAGTTCGTCTCGATGTACGAACTCTGGTCATCCGGGGAGCCCTTGCCCAACGTGGTGGACATAAGGCGTGGTTACGTACCTTCCACCGATATCCCGGACTGA
- the ehuD gene encoding ectoine/hydroxyectoine ABC transporter permease subunit EhuD: MNQTFDWDAAGDALPLLLEGFRVTLLATVLGTLVAAVLGLAIAVAGRAPSRFVTVPVKAVMEFVRATPLLVQLVGAAALFTSVEPLTIGIVVLGIHYATYTSEVYRAGIDGVPKGQWEACRALSMSPRRTWQAVILPQAVRNVLPALGNYAISMFKETPFLAVITVHEMVFEARSYGADHFAYTEAFTLAGLVFLVASYPTSLLMRKLEKRLGH, encoded by the coding sequence GTGAACCAGACGTTCGACTGGGACGCCGCCGGCGACGCCCTCCCCCTGCTGCTCGAAGGATTCCGGGTCACCCTGCTCGCCACCGTGCTCGGCACGCTCGTGGCGGCGGTGCTCGGGCTCGCCATCGCGGTGGCCGGCCGCGCGCCCTCCCGGTTCGTGACGGTGCCGGTGAAGGCGGTGATGGAGTTCGTGCGCGCCACCCCGCTGCTCGTCCAGCTGGTCGGCGCGGCGGCCCTCTTCACCTCCGTCGAGCCGCTGACGATCGGCATCGTGGTCCTGGGCATCCACTACGCCACCTACACCTCCGAGGTGTACAGGGCCGGGATCGACGGCGTACCGAAGGGCCAGTGGGAGGCCTGCCGGGCACTCTCGATGTCGCCCCGCCGGACGTGGCAGGCGGTCATCCTGCCGCAGGCGGTGCGCAACGTACTTCCGGCCCTCGGCAACTACGCGATCTCGATGTTCAAGGAGACCCCGTTCCTCGCCGTGATCACGGTGCACGAGATGGTCTTCGAGGCCCGCAGTTACGGCGCCGACCACTTCGCCTACACCGAGGCATTCACACTCGCCGGACTGGTCTTCCTGGTCGCGAGCTACCCCACGTCGCTGCTGATGAGAAAGCTGGAGAAGCGCCTTGGCCACTGA
- the ehuB gene encoding ectoine/hydroxyectoine ABC transporter substrate-binding protein EhuB, translating into MADFPHLSRRGFLNRSAAVGGLLVVPGLLSACSKTDAGAADGEGALDKLRKQGFVRVAYANEAPYGYMEGKELKGEAPTLHREIFKALGVDELKPTLSEWDGLIPGLQAGKYDVVSAGMAITPERCANALFSEPEFISPTALMVKKGNPKKVTDLASAKAAGITVGVMSGAVEGSYAKGAGIAEGKIKTLQKPQDGADAVKGGRIDAFLLTGISLRWLAKTNPDTEVTEAFVPELDGKQQFSPGGAVFRQGNEDLRDSFNRELKKIVSDRSRYVGLLQDYGFGATEIPPATLKTADLCKG; encoded by the coding sequence ATGGCTGACTTCCCTCACCTGTCCCGTCGAGGCTTCCTCAATCGATCCGCGGCTGTCGGAGGTCTGCTCGTCGTTCCCGGCCTGCTCTCCGCGTGCAGCAAGACCGACGCCGGCGCCGCGGACGGTGAGGGCGCGCTCGACAAGCTCCGCAAGCAGGGCTTCGTCAGGGTCGCCTACGCCAACGAGGCCCCGTACGGCTACATGGAGGGCAAGGAGCTCAAGGGTGAGGCCCCCACACTGCACCGGGAGATATTCAAGGCCCTCGGCGTCGACGAGCTGAAGCCCACGCTCTCGGAGTGGGACGGCCTGATCCCCGGCCTCCAGGCAGGCAAGTACGACGTGGTCAGCGCGGGCATGGCGATCACACCCGAGCGGTGCGCCAACGCCCTCTTCTCGGAGCCGGAGTTCATCTCCCCCACCGCCCTGATGGTGAAGAAGGGCAACCCGAAGAAGGTCACCGACCTGGCGTCCGCGAAGGCGGCGGGGATCACCGTCGGCGTGATGTCCGGTGCGGTCGAGGGCTCGTACGCCAAGGGCGCGGGCATCGCCGAGGGGAAGATCAAGACGCTGCAGAAGCCCCAGGACGGCGCGGACGCCGTCAAGGGCGGCCGGATCGACGCCTTCCTGCTCACCGGTATCTCGCTGCGCTGGCTCGCGAAGACCAACCCGGACACCGAGGTCACCGAGGCGTTCGTCCCCGAGCTGGACGGCAAGCAGCAGTTCTCCCCGGGCGGCGCGGTCTTCCGCCAGGGCAACGAGGACCTGCGCGACTCCTTCAACCGGGAGCTCAAGAAGATCGTCTCGGACAGGTCGCGTTACGTCGGACTGCTCCAGGACTACGGCTTCGGCGCCACCGAGATCCCGCCGGCCACACTCAAGACGGCCGACCTGTGCAAGGGCTGA
- the ehuC gene encoding ectoine/hydroxyectoine ABC transporter permease subunit EhuC — translation MSDFFSTLLDELPQVGAGLWVTVQATVLGSLLALLLSFTLGLAAGSGLLLVRGVSRTVVEFFRGTSLYIQLFWLYYAMPQLTGYELTPLLCGVVAFGLNYGAYGSEIVRGAINSVPRAQYEAAVALNMTPLHRMRKVILPQAWVQMIPPFTNLLIQLLKCTPLLWLISAADFMTTIEHIRSLTGETLTAYLLLLAVYFVLAYTLTLLMNLLERSAKRRLGLHTGGRSLLRTRTAEAVTTTGGTR, via the coding sequence ATGAGCGACTTCTTCTCCACGCTTCTCGACGAACTGCCCCAGGTCGGCGCCGGCCTGTGGGTGACGGTCCAGGCCACCGTCCTGGGCTCCCTGCTGGCCCTGCTCCTGTCGTTCACCCTGGGCCTGGCGGCCGGAAGCGGGCTGCTGCTGGTGCGCGGGGTCTCCCGGACCGTCGTGGAGTTCTTCCGCGGCACCTCGCTGTACATCCAGCTGTTCTGGCTCTACTACGCCATGCCCCAGCTGACGGGCTACGAACTGACCCCGCTGCTCTGCGGTGTCGTCGCGTTCGGCCTGAACTACGGGGCGTACGGCTCCGAGATCGTGCGCGGCGCGATCAACTCCGTGCCCCGCGCCCAGTACGAGGCGGCGGTGGCGCTGAACATGACGCCGCTGCACCGGATGCGGAAGGTGATCCTGCCGCAGGCCTGGGTGCAGATGATCCCGCCCTTCACCAACCTGCTGATCCAGCTGCTGAAGTGCACACCGCTGCTGTGGCTGATCTCCGCCGCCGACTTCATGACCACGATCGAGCACATCCGCAGCCTCACCGGTGAGACCCTCACCGCGTATCTGCTGCTGCTGGCCGTGTACTTCGTGCTCGCCTACACGCTGACCCTGCTGATGAACCTGCTGGAGCGGTCGGCCAAGCGCCGGCTCGGCCTCCACACCGGCGGGCGCAGCCTGCTCAGGACCCGCACGGCTGAAGCCGTCACCACCACCGGAGGTACCCGGTGA
- a CDS encoding maleate cis-trans isomerase family protein, translated as MTTVGLLYPGHAAEDDFPRIEVMLDSDIRVPLFHTDIDEDARRVENLREAGAPDRLSAGVEELRMAGAESLVWACSGGSFAYGWDGAHEQAAALARAAGLPASSSSVAFVQAVRELGASRVAVAATYSEDIAALFAGFLESGGVEVTATRGSGIIGASDAAAADVELVKELAVAGDHPDAEVVLLPDNALHTAAYVPELEELLGKPVLTANQVAVWEGLRLAERRIWAPTLGTLFATREPPLGASEPRGIEVRE; from the coding sequence ATGACGACCGTAGGACTTCTCTACCCGGGCCATGCCGCGGAGGACGACTTCCCGCGGATCGAGGTCATGCTCGACAGCGACATCAGAGTGCCGCTCTTCCACACCGACATCGACGAGGACGCCCGCAGGGTCGAGAACCTCCGCGAGGCGGGCGCGCCCGACCGTCTGAGCGCCGGTGTCGAGGAACTGCGCATGGCGGGTGCCGAGTCGCTGGTCTGGGCCTGCTCGGGCGGCAGCTTCGCCTACGGCTGGGACGGGGCGCACGAGCAGGCGGCGGCGCTGGCCAGGGCCGCAGGGCTCCCCGCGTCCAGCTCGTCCGTCGCGTTCGTCCAGGCCGTGCGCGAGCTGGGCGCCTCCCGCGTCGCGGTCGCCGCCACCTACTCCGAGGACATCGCCGCGCTCTTCGCCGGCTTCCTGGAGTCCGGAGGCGTCGAGGTCACCGCCACCCGGGGCAGCGGCATCATCGGGGCGTCCGACGCCGCCGCCGCGGACGTGGAGCTCGTGAAGGAGCTCGCCGTGGCCGGCGACCACCCGGACGCCGAGGTGGTCCTGCTCCCCGACAACGCCCTGCACACCGCCGCGTACGTCCCCGAGCTGGAGGAACTCCTCGGCAAGCCGGTGCTCACCGCCAACCAGGTGGCCGTCTGGGAAGGCCTCCGGCTGGCCGAACGCCGCATCTGGGCACCCACCCTCGGCACGCTCTTCGCCACCCGGGAGCCCCCGCTGGGCGCCTCCGAGCCCCGGGGCATCGAGGTGCGGGAATAA